The following is a genomic window from Penaeus chinensis breed Huanghai No. 1 chromosome 7, ASM1920278v2, whole genome shotgun sequence.
CCTTGAAATGAATATTTCATGCTAATCTGCCCAGCTGCCATGTTGGTCAATATTCTGGGAACAAAGTATGGGCTGACTTTGCTGTATTTTTGCTGAAGAGCTTGACCAGTCATGAGGACATCATCAAGGTCAACCATGCCCATACCCACAGCCACACCTGTTCTTTCTTGTTCCATGGGACACTCTGGTTTCCAGCCTGCATTTTCTATAGCTTCTTGTGCTGCAACCAAGGCATATGCAATAGCAGGAGTCATTGTTCGTAGCTCACTAGGACTGAAGTGTTTGGAGAGGTCAAGCTGTCCATCTTCCTTCCCGCGAGGTACAGGTGCTGCTACACGACATGgcatctgaagaaaaaaaaaagtatgagtatGCTTATTTTCTATGTATAAACAGCATTAAAAATTGACTTGATTAAGGCACCTGTAATGCTCTGGAGACATTTTTAAACTTCGCAACTGCAAGGTATctgttttcttaaaaaaaaaaaaaaaaaaaattcaatgaaCGATTGTAATACCAAAATAGTTCTTACATCAGCATTGTTATGTCCACCTAATACAAATATTAGATCTATCATCTATTCATAATTTTTGAATACTCAATAGTTTTCTTGATGCAAAATCTTTTTCCCTttaaatatctattatatttgACATTTGAATTTTTCAAAGAACATATCCATACCAAAAGATTTGAACGGAACATACAGTAAGATAAAACAATACTCTatatcatgaaaaatatatatgataattttctGCATTCACTATAGTGTTAATCaaatacacaaacttacacaatGTAAATCAGTTAAAATGAAATGTAAATCAAACCTGTGAAAATCTAGGATCCGTAAGAGCCGCTGTGCCCACTTTTCCTGCAGTGAGCTGTAACCAAGTGGTAGGAGCTCCCACTCCAAGAGGTGTGACCAACCCTAAACCTGTTACTACCACTCGCCTTGCGCAGTTCATCGTCCTGAAAAAGAATGAATTGATATACAAAAGTCCTACATTGCAACATGATATGAAAGTTCTAATCTAATTTCCTTTTCTCAagtttcttttcatctattttattGTTACAACACTACTTATAAATTAAAATGTTTTACAGGAAAATAAGGATTATGCACCAGTATGAATAAAACTAACCTGCATTAACTTATGTGAACAATAAAGCTCAGaattttatatgcacacataatgggaaaagggaaatatttaataaacatgctaatatcaataagaaGTATTTATAACATGGCACTTAAATCCAAATATTGTGAAAttctatatatacagaaatgcttAATTTTAAATTTATCTACTTCTGTATGTATAAGATATACTTAGCTGTGATGGAACAGACATGAGAAACACACGCAAAGTAACATTCAAGCTTAATCatactaatatcatttttttgAATGGGTAAGAACTTACAAAATTACTAAGGTCTTGGATAATATATGTAGTAAAATACGAGATGAAAATTCAATTCTTCTATAAGCTTTATCCAGCTTTTTAACTCTGACAGTAACTAGTAAACATAATAACGGCAACTATGATAACAAATTTAATTCACCTACAATACAACAACgaataaaatatatcaaaatagctAATGAGTAGCCGGTCATATGGATCTTACAAATCAAATGCTTCCGATGCAGAAGAAATTCAtctattttcatctcttctcGTACCTTGTCACTAACCGCAATCACCCAAAAATGCAATGAATGGAATCAATCAACCATAAAAAGCATCACACATTCCTTAAAATTCAAAATTATCCACGAATAGACGGTATTTAAGCCTCCTTACATAATTACAGCAAAATCGCCAGCTCCTGACTGTcgtctgtttgtttacctttttggTCGCTTAGTCACTGACACGATTCGGTGTATTCAGTGTATTCAATTTACCATTCCCTTGCTgttttttcatattaatatagTCTTTTCGAGATGCTGGTGCCATAAAATGGATAGGCAATCATGTTTGCTAAGTTGGGGATGCAAGTGATGTATATCTTTTTTCTAAATAACTTTCAGCGAGCGTTGAATTAAAAGTGTTCCTTGAAAAGGTTTACTCGCTTTTTATGtgcattcattttattcattgtATTTGATTCACCTATTGAAGTTCATAATAATCCGATATTTATACGATTTCTAAAATCTTAAACTTTTATTATACCTCCGTTTCCCCACAACCCTTTCCAGAAAGACCGGTTTTCTTTACGCTCGTAGCCATCACACCCCCAAACCCACTATATTCCATCAAAACCACCAATTTCCCACAACAAAAGTACCCACAGACTCAAACAATAATTTCTAAATCCCAAATTCTGAAACAAATAGCAccacagaataaaaataaagacccgGAGAAATTCATGTCGACGTTTCGCCATTGTTTTGATTGTGCAACCTCGAGCAGAAGACGTGAGCTTTTAACACGGGCGAGAATTTCCCTTATTTTAGCCTCTCCTGGAGCCTTCGGGGAGTTATTTATCTGCCTTTTCCACGCGTTGGAGATCGAGTTTCTGTTACTTCGGCTGCGTTTGAGGGTCGAGTGAGTTGTCTTTTGGTGTTTGGAGGTGTTAGATTTGGTATGATATGACGGTGGAAGAGAACGGTTATGTATGATCTTTATTTGGGTATTTTtaacgttattattgatattattagtgttttatccttttcgttgttgtttttttgtgaagaGGGTGCTATGCATGTGTGGTAATTAGGTCTTCTAAGCGAAGTAGAGGTTATGTATCAGTTATAAAATggttgtgtaatttttttttttttacataattgtaAGTAATATTGGTAATGTATATTTGTTATGTATAGAGTTGATTTTAAGTCTTACCAAGAGCACTTAAACATTAAGACCAACTATTCTGGTATTAGTAAGTAACTATTTACAGCTGACAACCATAACAGTGACAATGGTAGTTATTCGAGTGGTAAGATCTCAAGCAGTTGCAGTTGTCCTAGTGCTTATCATCTGTCTTACAGAGGCCAACCATTCTCCAAGACATATTTTAGGGCAAGATAGAGCCTTTAGGCATCTTTGGcaatttattatttaaatatgaAAGTGTTCCAAGTTCTTCTCTTGCCAAACCTAGGGGTGagggtttgttggcctttgcctggGCACTGATAGGCATAGAGATTCATTGTCAGTTCTCCTGAGGGGCACTGCCTTGGAGGTCCAGTATGGGTCGGTGTTTGCATGATGATagtgccatttttttattttagtttgttttattcGTATGCTGTAAGTTCCCTATTACATTTTATGCCCTCAAATTGCTAGGTTACCAATAATTAGAACTGCTGTTAAGGGCCATAAAGAATTGTAAGAATACCTTTTtactaatattgatagcaatgatgatgaagcAGTTTTAATAGGAATTACCAAGGTGGTTTCTTTGCTCAGGCCAGTTTTCATAGAACTGGTATTTTGGTAAGTAGTAttaagtattagtagtattatgcatcttacctatttatttttcgtttttactaACATAAACCTGCCATCAAGACTAGAATGTTAAAAACTTAAAAGGCATAAAATTCCATGCAGGTACAGCTTTTAAGTGTAATGAACCCATGAATGTTAGCCACTGATACCAACTATTTTGGTATTGGTAGGTAATAGAAAAGCAAGATCTCATGCAATTGCAGTTGTCTTAGTGCTTATTAGCTCTCTGGCAGAGGCCAACCATTCACCAAAATGTATTATCTAGCAAGATAGAACTTTCAAGCATCTCAGGTAATTTATGGTCAAATATGGAACCAATCCAAGTTCTTGTTTTGCCGAACCTATGGGGTGATGATTTGTTGGACTTTGCTGGAGCATTGTCAAGCACAGAGGCTAATTGCTAGCACTTGTAGGAGGGCACTGCCTTTGAGATCAAGTATGGGTCTTTATGTGTATGATGATTGTGtcaatttttgttattagtttattttttgctCATAATGcaattttcttatatttcattCCTTCCAACTGCCAGGGGCAACATGATTACTTTTGTTGGTCATTAACAATTAAAACAACCATAAATAGACATCAAGTATCACAGGGACtccaataatactgatattgttaGCAATGGTGATGAAGCGGTTTTAGTTTCTGTGCTTAGGCCAGCTTTCATagtgctttcatatatatgtatgtatatatatgtatgtatatatatgtatgtgtatatatatgtatgtatatatatgtatgtatatatatgtgtatgtatatgtgtatgtatatgtgtgtgtgtgggggggggggggcagtttccATTCATAACTTTTGGTCTTGACTCATATTGTAACTAATGGATTGGAAGTaaaatgaatatttattataCAGCTCTCTTACACACCACAAATTAAACATATAAGGTGGTTGACATCTTGTATTTTTAGGTTTTCATATGTGaatgttatttatattgatagttttattattgttattggcttCATGATGATTGCAATGTcatcaaaatactaataacaataaattattaaaaaataattctttgaaaatcaagggaaagagaaaacaggtGAGGTAAgaaggactagtaattgacttgtgtatcaataaactaaaatcacaataGACgttgcatgtacgtacatgtcctCACCAGCAGCAGTAGATTAAACACTATCTGCATATTATTTTCACGTTGATCATGTACTCTCATTAGTTATGATTACAAAGGAGTTAGGgagcatatatttatgcattaattACTCTTTGCAGAATGGCAGGAGAAGGTAGACAGATGCCCAAGTTGGACCTACAGAAGGACATACCAAAACTCAGCCAAACACAAATCGATTACATGAAGATCGTTGAGAATCAGGTATGTAGGTGAAATAGCCTGTACTGTATatagaaactgtgtgtgtgtgtgtgtgtgtgtgtgtgtgtgtgtgtgtgtgtgtgtgtgtgtgtgtgtgtgtgtgtgtaaaagggttACATTCCTCCAATTTTTTTATGTAGTAgtattgttgggggggggggggtattttctgTATTTCAGTTTCTCTCAATAGAAGTTTTTGATTGTTTCAgtcagtttaaaaaaataatttaaatatatcaatGAGATCAAATAAAGGTTTTATAAAATTCGCAGTCTTGCTCCTAGGCATtatatcatttattcatatacatgattTTACTAATGTTGAAGATCTAATCAAAATAGGGGGAATACAAATCTTTCAACTTATGCTCAGTGAGATTATCCATTCTCGCTTCCTCTTTATTTGTTAATGCTTGTTCAAACTTTCCAGAACGTGCAGAGAGTCCAGAAACTGGCGCTGCAAAGACGGAACAACATTGCCGTGGGCTGTCTCCTTGGCGCTGGCGTTCTAGGAATTTACGCGTACTCCATCTACTCCGTCAAGCAAGAGAAATTCCTGGACGAGTTGGAGTGACACTTACCTGCTTGCGAAACTAGAGCCATGGGGTTGTACTTTCCGTTTCAGGGCACTTAGCGATGCAGTAATTGGTCATTACATGTGGTCATTTTGCTGTCTGTCTTTGGGGAAAGTGGGAGCGGAGTCGTAATTTTGTTATATGTCGGTCATTACAGAGAGCAATGGGGTTAGTCTATTTTACCTGCATTTTGTAAGGAGAAATGTCGGTATTGTATATTGGTTTTCAGTTTTCTAAAAAGTTAACGGTCAGCTTGAGCATTTGAATGTAATTTATTTGATATGTAGTGTCCTTTTGTACCTCTTTCAAGTCTGAATTATTAGCAAGAGAATTGTATCAAGTTAATACTAAAAGgatttcataattatattgaagGTACTTGTTGATGGACATGAGGTACTCTGTAACTGCAGACAGCATTATATAGTAGCATAGGTATttcaaaaaatatgtatttgtgtatgacaGCTTCCTATGTCAATTATGTTGATTTGTAGATGATGGGCAACCACATCAATAAATTATGAATGTGACTGTAAATAAACGTTTTTCTTAAGAAAAAGACTTATTATTTGAAGCAGAAATACTACTtttatgatatactatatatatatatatatatatatatatatatatatatatatatatatattattgtcaccCTTTTCATTAGAtggtacatatacataggcagtTTACATAATTCAAACTAATGGCATTAAGGAAAAACTAATAAGTTACAATATATAACCTAATTACACAGGCCTCATTTAAAATACACACTGGTAACATGGGGTAACTTTAGACCCTTGTTAACCAAAGAAAAGAATGGGAGGAAAACTGTATAGAATTAACTCTCCTAATCTTTGGTGCCTACATATTGTGCTTTTTACTTAGTTATAATAGATATTTGCaaagtttgtattttttgtaagaACTGATATTTATATGCAAACTCGTGAATTACAGGAATTTGATTAGCTGGTGAAAACTTTCTGTATACTTCCCACCATTTGATAGTGAAGCTTCTGTAATGATAATTGGAATTTTGCCATGAGAGAGATTTTGAACAagaaaatggtattttaaaagctTTTAAGTGAAAACCTTAGTAAGGACAGGCCACAACTTACCTAGAACAACATAGACGGCTTAAAAAGTGTTTAGTCACATATTTACCCCATTTGTTGAATTATTGTGAAGAAAAGGATTTATTTTTGCCACtgctattattgtcaataatgttatcataataataataatattaatagcagtaacaagaacaacaataactttctttccaaaaaaaatcacaataggaTGAGCAGGTGAGTTTAGGAATGGCTGGTaatggactccttggtgactaagcaattGCAAAGCCATATTATGTGAACAAAAAGGCAGTGGACAGGGTATATACCCAATGCTAAAGGAATGATATTATGAGTATACAAAGGTAGGAAAGCATAAATGATACGAAGCTTTACAGTTTTACAagcaatttttattttcttggttgGTCATAAGTTAGCAGAATACATACATGGTTACTCTACCAGTATGGGGTATCTCATTTCCCACATGAGTGCCCAAGGCCTGATTTAGTGTTCGTTGAGGAATGATTTCAGACTTGCAGATGACTCCAGCCAAcatgtttgttctttctttgtctttagttACTGTCTCTTTATGGCAAAAATTGAGATCCGGATTTATCAGGAGTGTTGCACTGTATCGTATATCCTATTTTGGAGAGATTAAAAACAATATACATGGTTTTATAGGACACTTTTGCCGGATTCATATTTACATACCCTTTTAGAACATGAAAATACTATATAGCATGTGCTCTGAAGGATTTTAGGTACACTTTTTGAGGAGGATACTGtgcttctcttatttttatttgtaaattgGTCCTTTTTTGTCAAAAGTTCAATAATCTTGCAAAAAGTTCAACTTTTATGATGGCTTTTGCTATAACAAAAATTTAAGATTTATGTCATGCAAATACCTTGTCCTGTTGGTATTTTTTGTTGACTAAAACAGTGAATATAAATCTCAAAGAGACTTACATATTTTCACCAAAAGAAACAAAACTATGCAGATAGTTTTAGagtatctttttttctctatttttttttctctcatactcttttatctttccccctTTAAGGTCTAGGTCGTTCAGGGATATAACCAAAGTGTATGAAGAATCCCACTGTTTATTTTCCCTGACCTATGGAAAACGTGATCTTTCTTAACCCATCCAGTTCATATGGTTGACTGTAGACATGGTTTTTTTCATGTATGAAAGAGtatgaggaggataaaaagaaaatttaataggTATTACaatattctatttcttattcttattctattaaaAATATATAGGCTTTACCTCCTATCTTCAGGTTGAATCAAAagcatagaaaatataaataactccCAATTGTGGATAAAATAATGAGTATTATTACCTCAGGTGATGTAAAATATTGCAAGACTTGTTACCCCATTTTGTCTTTAACACTACATGTATATCAATTCCGTTcactaaaaaaaattattgaacaATTTGCTTTTTGTGTTCATAGGTTCAGATCATGTGAATATATGAGAAGTTCAAATTACTGGTGACACATTAGAACTAGatactatatgtacacactttATGTACACACTTTCTAAGGTACTACATGGCAACACCCAACTCTTCAGGATAATGTAattgaaaaaaggaaagtaaatctGAAATGAAAagtcaaaaataaaattaatttatgTACTGTATGAAAATGACATATTTGTGTTCTGCAAATGGCagtcatttttcttcattataagAGATGTTACCTGTAAGTGAAGGTTGATCCaactgtttattgttttttttccaacaaTAAATGTCCCTCCAGGGCTCTTTCAACAACACAAAGGTGTCAAGAAAGGGGATCTGAACATTATGGCATCAGTTATTACAGAAAGCATAATATCAGAAGTGTGATATGACTATTGCTGTATAATAAAGAATATTGCCCAAGCTGTGGCAAATGATCTTTGGTCGCTGGACTTGGAACTGATGTAAATACTGTTGTACTGCCcattccttgaaaaaaaataacatgagcaGTAAAGACATTATTAAGTAAGTCAGAGAACCTTCTTTCGGCTTGAACTCAGTACTTAATGCAGTGTAAAGAACTATGTGCTGCTggattttataaataaattcatttatgtatgttgtGGATATCTCATTTGTCTTTCTTGTAAGTTTTTAATGAGGAAAAGACATTGAATGATATAAATTTGTACCTTTATTGCTGGCAAGTAGTATGTAATGGGTCATTAACACTTCCCGACCAATGATCCAGATTCTAAACACTTCAAGCAATGAGACTTTCACTTATTATTGGTCACAGTGATGAGGCAGATTTAACTCAGACGAAGGGCATGAAAAAAGGAGAATTTTTGCTGTATATATTGTGAACATAACTCTCTGAGAACTTGACTGGGCACCAAGGGAAGGAAAACTTTGCCTCTTGTGATTTCCAACAGGATAAGAAGTAATCAATTGTTTAAGTTGTGAAAGGAAGCGAAGAACAAAGGGGATGCATCTAAATCTTATATCAGCATTAGCTTGTTTGgctgaatagtgtgtgtgtgtgtaaggaatgcGACTAAGATATATACCAGCTGTATATAGTGAGCCAGAGTTCTGTATAAAGAGTAGATACCTTTACAACACAAAAATGGAAATACGGAAGAGTCTAATTCACTCCAGGTTAAGAGTGTTTC
Proteins encoded in this region:
- the LOC125027211 gene encoding cytochrome c oxidase assembly factor 3, mitochondrial-like, producing the protein MAGEGRQMPKLDLQKDIPKLSQTQIDYMKIVENQNVQRVQKLALQRRNNIAVGCLLGAGVLGIYAYSIYSVKQEKFLDELE